A genomic stretch from Streptomyces venezuelae ATCC 10712 includes:
- a CDS encoding DUF3046 domain-containing protein produces MRLTIFWERMADHFGASYAESFARDHVMAELGGRTVREALDAGWEAKDVWRAVCAAVDVPADKR; encoded by the coding sequence ATGCGGTTGACGATTTTCTGGGAGCGGATGGCGGACCACTTCGGTGCGTCCTACGCCGAGTCCTTCGCACGTGACCATGTGATGGCCGAGCTCGGCGGGCGGACGGTGCGCGAGGCGCTGGACGCCGGCTGGGAGGCGAAGGACGTCTGGCGGGCGGTCTGCGCCGCCGTCGACGTGCCGGCCGACAAGCGCTGA
- a CDS encoding AI-2E family transporter → MPRWLPRALVLALALYACFLLGSWAFHQLVGLLVNILLAFFLALAIEPAVGRMAARGMRRGLATFLVFFAVLIFGVGFVVLLGSMLAGQIVDMVENFPQYLDSLINWINENFHTDLSRVEVQDSVLSSEWLQKYVQNSAAGVLDVSATVLGGLFRLLTIFLFSFYFAADGPRLRRALCSVLPPARQTEVLRAWEIAVDKTGGYLYSRGLMALISGVAHFVLFEILGVPYAPALAVWVGLVSQFIPTIGTYLAGALPMLIAFTVNPWYALWVLGFVVVYQQFENYVLQPKLTSKTVDIHPAVAFGSVIAGTALLGAVGALIAIPAVATLQAFLGAYVKRYDVTDDPRVHGHRRYGEAVVARLQKALHHKKESPDS, encoded by the coding sequence ATGCCGCGCTGGCTGCCCCGGGCCCTCGTCCTGGCCCTCGCGCTCTACGCCTGCTTCCTGCTGGGCAGCTGGGCCTTCCACCAGCTCGTCGGCCTCCTCGTCAACATCCTGCTCGCCTTCTTCCTCGCCCTCGCCATCGAACCCGCGGTCGGCCGCATGGCGGCGCGCGGCATGCGCCGGGGCCTCGCCACCTTCCTCGTCTTCTTCGCCGTGCTGATCTTCGGCGTGGGCTTCGTCGTCCTCCTGGGGTCGATGCTCGCCGGGCAGATCGTGGACATGGTCGAGAACTTCCCGCAGTACCTCGACTCGCTGATCAACTGGATCAACGAGAACTTCCACACCGACCTCTCGCGGGTTGAGGTCCAGGACAGCGTCCTGAGTTCCGAGTGGCTCCAGAAGTACGTGCAGAACAGCGCGGCCGGAGTCCTCGACGTCTCCGCCACCGTCCTCGGCGGCCTGTTCCGGCTGCTGACGATCTTCCTGTTCTCGTTCTACTTCGCGGCCGACGGGCCCCGCCTGCGGCGCGCGCTCTGCTCCGTCCTGCCGCCCGCCCGCCAGACCGAGGTCCTGCGGGCCTGGGAGATCGCCGTCGACAAGACCGGCGGCTATCTGTACTCGCGCGGTCTCATGGCCCTCATCTCGGGCGTCGCGCACTTCGTCCTCTTCGAGATCCTGGGCGTGCCGTACGCGCCCGCGCTCGCCGTCTGGGTCGGTCTGGTCTCGCAGTTCATTCCCACCATCGGCACCTATCTGGCCGGCGCGCTGCCCATGCTGATCGCCTTCACCGTGAACCCCTGGTACGCGCTGTGGGTGCTCGGATTCGTCGTGGTCTACCAGCAGTTCGAGAACTACGTGCTCCAGCCGAAGCTCACGTCGAAGACGGTCGACATCCATCCGGCGGTGGCCTTCGGCTCGGTCATCGCGGGCACGGCGCTGCTCGGCGCCGTCGGCGCCCTGATCGCCATCCCGGCCGTCGCCACCCTCCAGGCCTTCCTCGGCGCCTACGTGAAGCGGTACGACGTGACGGACGACCCGCGCGTCCACGGCCACCGGCGGTACGGGGAGGCGGTGGTGGCAAGGCTCCAGAAGGCGCTGCACCACAAGAAGGAGTCCCCGGACTCCTGA